The Candidatus Binatia bacterium genome contains a region encoding:
- a CDS encoding haloalkane dehalogenase, translating to MEILRTPDERFANLPNYPFDPHYTDVPAGDGQMLRIHHIDQGPRDGETIVCMHGQPSWSYLYRHMIPVFTRAGYRVLAPDLVGFGRSDKPGAREDYSYQRQVDWLTAWLTANEVQGATFVGQDWGGLIGLRLVAENPERFVRVAIANTSIPIPQNIPEDRIAAAKELRRTMPTPTIEVMSANLMGGDKPPEQKFVYWQRFCWDNEDLPIGMLIGGTTDGRQLSGEEIAAYDAPFPDPAYKMGPRAMPSQVPTLPDDVSLPANLKAWEVFAKWEKPFLCAFSSNDPVTAGRDAPFLERVPGAKGQPHTTIQGGGHFLQEGRGEELAQTIAGFMKSTKAG from the coding sequence ATGGAGATCCTGCGCACGCCTGACGAACGCTTCGCCAACCTGCCCAACTACCCCTTCGATCCGCACTACACCGACGTTCCGGCCGGCGACGGCCAGATGCTTCGCATCCACCACATCGACCAAGGCCCTCGCGATGGCGAGACGATCGTCTGCATGCACGGCCAGCCGAGTTGGAGCTACCTCTACCGTCACATGATTCCGGTGTTCACGCGTGCCGGCTACCGCGTGCTCGCGCCGGATCTCGTCGGCTTCGGCCGTTCCGACAAACCAGGTGCGCGTGAGGACTACTCCTACCAGCGCCAGGTCGACTGGCTGACGGCGTGGCTCACGGCGAACGAGGTCCAGGGCGCAACGTTCGTCGGCCAGGATTGGGGCGGACTCATCGGACTCCGCCTCGTGGCGGAGAACCCCGAGCGATTCGTTCGAGTCGCGATCGCGAACACCAGCATCCCCATTCCACAGAACATTCCGGAAGACCGTATCGCTGCGGCCAAAGAGCTGCGCCGCACGATGCCCACCCCGACGATCGAAGTCATGTCAGCGAATCTCATGGGCGGAGACAAGCCGCCCGAGCAGAAGTTCGTCTACTGGCAGCGCTTCTGCTGGGACAACGAAGATCTGCCCATCGGCATGTTGATCGGTGGCACGACGGACGGCCGGCAACTGTCGGGAGAGGAGATCGCCGCCTACGACGCGCCGTTCCCCGACCCCGCGTACAAGATGGGTCCGCGGGCGATGCCGAGCCAGGTGCCGACGCTCCCCGACGACGTGTCGCTGCCCGCGAACCTGAAGGCGTGGGAGGTGTTCGCCAAGTGGGAGAAGCCGTTCCTGTGCGCGTTCTCGAGCAACGACCCGGTGACGGCGGGCCGAGACGCGCCCTTCCTAGAACGTGTGCCCGGCGCCAAGGGGCAACCCCACACGACGATCCAGGGCGGCGGCCACTTCCTGCAAGAGGGCCGCGGCGAAGAACTCGCTCAGACCATCGCCGGCTTCATGAAGAGCACCAAGGCGGGCTGA
- a CDS encoding multidrug efflux SMR transporter — protein sequence MGARWLAVAILAEVVATLTLRSTEGFTRPLPASIVAFGYVTAFYCLSLSLQELPIAVVYAAWAGIGTALVALLGWAVYGEALHPAAIGGIVLVALGVALVAGYSGAA from the coding sequence ATGGGCGCTCGTTGGCTTGCCGTCGCCATTCTCGCCGAGGTCGTGGCGACGCTGACGCTCCGCTCGACCGAGGGGTTCACACGCCCCCTCCCCGCTTCGATCGTCGCATTCGGTTACGTCACCGCATTCTATTGTCTCTCGCTCTCCCTGCAGGAGCTGCCAATCGCCGTCGTCTATGCCGCCTGGGCGGGCATTGGAACGGCCCTCGTCGCCCTCCTCGGGTGGGCTGTGTACGGAGAGGCACTGCACCCCGCCGCCATCGGCGGCATCGTGCTCGTCGCGCTCGGCGTCGCGCTCGTCGCCGGCTACTCCGGCGCGGCGTGA
- a CDS encoding TetR/AcrR family transcriptional regulator, producing the protein MVDSGKHQRIRGARERVLDAAERRLLAHGPAGLVLDAVAAEAEVSKGGLLYHFRSKQALVAGLTDRMLAEFEQAQSDLADDEPDGRGRWARAYLASTVTADGEPKGQSGQLMASLLAGLGGNTSGLTDLQDHFAQWHRRIQDDAVDPVQAAIVRLAADGLWLSSLLGLKRVDPTLDRQVVGALEGMTRT; encoded by the coding sequence ATGGTGGATTCGGGAAAACATCAACGGATACGGGGCGCACGCGAGCGCGTCCTCGACGCCGCCGAGAGGAGACTCCTCGCGCACGGGCCGGCGGGCCTCGTTCTGGACGCGGTCGCGGCGGAGGCCGAAGTGAGCAAGGGCGGCCTGCTCTACCACTTCCGCTCGAAGCAGGCGCTGGTCGCGGGCCTGACCGACCGCATGCTGGCCGAGTTCGAGCAGGCCCAGAGCGATCTCGCGGACGACGAACCGGACGGTCGCGGGCGCTGGGCCCGCGCCTATCTCGCCTCGACCGTAACCGCCGACGGCGAACCGAAGGGACAATCCGGCCAGCTGATGGCGAGCCTGCTCGCCGGACTCGGAGGCAACACATCGGGCCTCACGGACCTGCAGGATCACTTCGCGCAATGGCATCGCCGCATCCAGGACGACGCCGTCGACCCGGTGCAGGCCGCGATCGTCCGGCTCGCCGCCGATGGCTTGTGGCTCTCTTCGTTGCTCGGATTGAAACGCGTCGACCCTACGCTCGACCGCCAGGTCGTCGGGGCGCTGGAGGGGATGACGAGAACATGA
- a CDS encoding NUDIX hydrolase: protein MSDALVPPWLRFVQQVQSIAQMGLHYTDGEHDRERYRQLLELAAEMGAHGSGDSVEDVRGVFSREQGPSTPKVDVRATVFQDDGVLLVRERSDGRWSLPGGWIDVGESASEAAAREVREETGYEVRPTRLLAVWDKGKHEMRQDAFHIYKIIFDCTVESGEARTSFETSAVAFFPVTELPELSLHRVIEPQIFRLFELHRDPEAPPDFD from the coding sequence ATGAGTGACGCGTTGGTTCCGCCCTGGTTACGATTCGTCCAGCAGGTTCAGTCGATCGCGCAGATGGGGCTGCACTACACGGACGGCGAGCACGACCGCGAACGGTACCGGCAGCTCCTCGAGCTAGCCGCGGAGATGGGCGCCCACGGAAGTGGGGACTCGGTAGAAGACGTGCGCGGCGTCTTCTCGCGGGAGCAGGGGCCATCGACGCCGAAGGTCGACGTGCGCGCCACGGTATTCCAGGACGATGGCGTGCTGCTCGTGCGAGAGCGCAGCGATGGGCGCTGGTCGCTGCCCGGTGGGTGGATCGACGTCGGAGAGTCCGCCAGCGAGGCCGCCGCCCGCGAGGTCCGCGAGGAGACGGGCTACGAAGTCCGGCCCACTCGGCTTCTGGCCGTCTGGGACAAGGGCAAGCACGAGATGCGGCAGGACGCGTTCCACATCTACAAGATCATCTTCGACTGCACGGTCGAGTCGGGAGAGGCGCGCACGAGTTTCGAGACGAGCGCAGTGGCGTTCTTTCCCGTGACGGAGCTACCGGAACTCTCGTTGCATCGCGTGATCGAGCCTCAGATTTTCCGGCTGTTTGAACTCCACCGGGATCCGGAAGCCCCGCCCGACTTCGACTGA
- a CDS encoding phytanoyl-CoA dioxygenase family protein, which yields MKLTPQHLETFRERGFVNVGQIFTDDELATISGEYDRLVTFEAQTLGNETDGVYPYRAMLNFRSATLRTFVNHPEMLGLVAQVIGPDVRFWWDQGINKAPGSGSLIPWHQDNGYHPGGCPEFLTTWLALDDSNLANGGLQVLPGSHKNGAREHVLETVHFYVPGVDDSNAVELPAKAGDTLLFSTLLLHQTVGNQTEDRQRRAWVMQYGRADAKNFTTGEPYDDRPWVLKDGTRVDPPFAERRLDLS from the coding sequence ATGAAGCTCACTCCCCAGCACCTAGAGACCTTCCGCGAGCGAGGCTTCGTGAACGTCGGGCAAATCTTCACTGACGACGAACTCGCGACGATCTCGGGCGAGTATGACCGTCTCGTCACGTTCGAAGCGCAGACTCTCGGCAACGAGACAGACGGCGTGTACCCTTACCGCGCGATGCTCAATTTCCGCAGCGCCACGCTGCGCACGTTCGTGAACCACCCCGAGATGCTCGGGCTCGTCGCGCAGGTCATCGGCCCCGACGTCCGTTTCTGGTGGGACCAGGGCATCAACAAGGCCCCGGGTTCCGGGAGCCTCATCCCGTGGCACCAGGACAACGGCTACCACCCGGGCGGCTGCCCCGAGTTCCTCACTACGTGGCTCGCCTTGGACGACTCCAATCTCGCAAACGGCGGCCTTCAAGTTCTACCGGGCTCGCACAAAAACGGCGCCCGCGAACACGTCCTCGAGACCGTGCACTTCTACGTCCCGGGCGTCGACGACTCGAACGCGGTCGAGCTCCCGGCCAAGGCGGGCGACACACTGCTCTTCTCGACCCTCCTCCTGCACCAGACCGTCGGCAACCAAACCGAGGACAGACAACGACGGGCGTGGGTGATGCAGTACGGCCGTGCCGACGCCAAGAACTTCACGACCGGCGAGCCCTACGACGACCGACCCTGGGTTCTCAAAGACGGCACGCGCGTCGATCCACCCTTCGCCGAGCGGCGACTCGATCTGAGCTGA
- a CDS encoding aldo/keto reductase — MTAKSGRDDDTKLTRRALLTSTGAIAAGVAVAGCEYKTQFYLLSDAPESEATNASWQGSSVVARRPLGRTGFDMSDISFGTSKLQDPAVARRAIERGINYFDTSPDYSDAASERALGEGIKGIPRDQLFIASKFCSPDGHLDDDTPVPEVIAAVEGSLKRLQVDHLDLVHVHAVNSVDRLMAPNLHEAFDRLKEQGKVRFLGVSSHTPRLEEVMRHAVDSDRFDVIMVAYNFKNWPKLHDIFHDAHEKGIGVVAMKTLKGAYHSQLADFTATDRESFSQAAFKWVLANPDVSGLVISIAHFPQIDEYLYASGKAPTKQDVALLEKYDESIAKVYCRPGCGECLESCPADVPVDDLLRYRMYAESYGQERDAMRAYAKVDPDRTAANCATCPAPCEPACPFEIPIRERLVETHRLLRWA, encoded by the coding sequence ATGACGGCGAAGTCAGGACGGGACGACGACACCAAGCTCACGCGCCGAGCTCTGCTCACCTCGACCGGTGCGATCGCCGCGGGGGTAGCCGTGGCCGGCTGCGAGTACAAGACCCAGTTCTATCTCCTGAGCGACGCTCCGGAGTCAGAGGCGACGAATGCGAGCTGGCAGGGATCGTCGGTGGTAGCGCGTCGGCCTCTTGGGCGGACCGGCTTCGACATGTCGGACATCTCGTTCGGTACGTCGAAGCTGCAGGACCCGGCCGTCGCTCGTCGCGCCATCGAGCGTGGGATCAACTACTTCGATACTTCACCGGACTACTCGGATGCTGCGTCCGAGCGCGCCCTCGGCGAAGGGATCAAGGGAATCCCGCGCGACCAGCTCTTCATCGCGTCGAAGTTCTGCAGTCCCGACGGCCATCTGGACGACGACACCCCGGTGCCCGAGGTGATAGCCGCCGTCGAGGGGAGTTTGAAGCGGCTCCAGGTGGATCATCTAGACCTCGTGCACGTGCACGCCGTGAACTCCGTCGACCGCCTCATGGCTCCCAATCTCCACGAGGCCTTCGACCGCCTGAAGGAGCAGGGGAAGGTGCGGTTCCTCGGAGTGTCGAGTCATACGCCGCGCCTCGAAGAGGTCATGCGCCACGCCGTCGACAGCGATCGGTTTGACGTGATCATGGTCGCGTACAATTTCAAGAACTGGCCGAAGCTCCACGACATCTTCCATGATGCGCACGAGAAGGGCATCGGCGTCGTTGCGATGAAGACGCTGAAGGGTGCCTATCATTCGCAGCTGGCGGACTTCACCGCGACCGACCGCGAGTCCTTCTCGCAGGCGGCCTTCAAGTGGGTCCTCGCGAACCCGGACGTGAGCGGACTCGTCATATCGATCGCCCACTTTCCGCAGATCGACGAATACCTCTACGCCTCGGGCAAAGCCCCGACGAAGCAGGATGTCGCGTTGCTCGAGAAGTACGACGAGTCGATCGCGAAGGTCTACTGTCGGCCGGGGTGCGGAGAATGTCTCGAGAGCTGCCCGGCGGACGTCCCCGTCGATGATCTCCTACGGTACCGCATGTACGCCGAAAGCTACGGGCAGGAACGCGATGCGATGCGTGCGTACGCGAAGGTCGACCCGGACCGAACCGCGGCGAACTGCGCCACGTGCCCCGCGCCGTGCGAGCCCGCGTGCCCGTTCGAGATCCCCATTCGAGAGCGCCTCGTGGAGACGCACCGGCTTCTGCGCTGGGCCTGA